In Haematobia irritans isolate KBUSLIRL chromosome 1, ASM5000362v1, whole genome shotgun sequence, a genomic segment contains:
- the LOC142234698 gene encoding uncharacterized protein LOC142234698, with product MNLNLDMWTDRYKKIAYINIKVHYCDQFQLKSISLKTEHFPHPHTGVTIGEKIDLQQFKLTHKDFKAVTDGGTNIISALKMKQIERFPCLAHTLHRFIMHDVLEDTSTSEIKTIITKLKSVFRHLTYRSEDIQNIQQLKENEQVYVTIQKIHNSCALDENFIMGELEDELENAINYSEPQSLKNSVPTRWNSLLKMITSFQENVDVINLTLLNLKSENLIIHRLERKKLKELRQFLSIFEEATSVLQGQNYPTISSWIFFYENLYSKLEDAEMTASYPSTMSFTNGSLSKNWSALKKYLKKNPRSENITDSFILKRDVVNNITEVDIIYEAIQHYNLNCNSQSIVQSDEPPVKKEKLSGSRKKMLDFVASSKTKEQDSLKLEVEKYLDVDVAETESLDWWKENEKVFPRISKLANIYFGVPATSASSEMAFSAAGSCVTEKRSRLNPSTVKKTIIYTR from the exons ATGAATTTAAACTTGGATATGTGGACTGATCGCTACAAAAAGATAGCCTACATAAATATCAAAGTGCACTACTGCGATCAATTTCAACTTAAATCCATATCGTTGAAAACAGAACATTTTCCGCATCCCCATACAGGCGTCACCATAGGCGAGAAGATAGATTTGCAACAATTTAAATTGACGCATAAAGATTTTAAGGCGGTTACTGATGGTGGTACAAATATCATatcagcattgaagatgaagcaAATCGAGCGTTTTCCGTGTTTAGCTCACACCCTGCATAGGTTTATTATGCACGATGTTCTGGAAGACACGTCAACTAGTGAAATCAAAACAAtcattaccaaattaaaaagtgTTTTCCGTCATTTAACCTATAGGAGCGAAGATATACAAAATATACAACAGTTAAAAGAAAACGAGCAAGTGTATGTGACCATCCAAAAAATTCATAACTCCTGCGCTTTAGACGAGAACTTTATAATGGGTGAATTAGAGGATGAATTGGAAAATGCTATCAACTACAGTGAACCCCAATCATTGAAGAATTCTGTACCAACTAGATGGAACTCGCTATTAAAAATGATTACAAGCTTTCAAGAAAATGTTGACGTCATAAATTTGACGCTTTTAAatctgaaatctgaaaatttaataattcatcGTTTGGAACGAAAAAAGCTTAAAGAACTAAGAcagtttttatcaatttttgaaGAAGCCACGTCTGTTTTGCAAGGCCAAAACTATCCAACTATTTCTTCATGGATATTCTTCTACGAAAATCTCTATTCTAAGTTAGAAGATGCAGAAATGACTGCTTCATATCCATCAACAATGAGCTT CACTAATGGATCCttgtcaaaaaattggtctgcgttaaaaaagtatttgaaaaaaaatccacgCTCAGAAAACATCACAGattcttttattttaaagagagaTGTAGTTAATAATATAACTGAGGTTGATATTATATATGAAGCAATTCAACATTACAACCTCAACTGTAATTCTCAATCGATTGTCCAGTCTGATGAGCCGCCGGTAAAAAAAGAG aaattatcTGGAAGTCGTAAGAAAATGTTGGACTTTGTGGCAAGCTCCAAAACAAAGGAGCAGGACTCCTTAAAACTAGAAGTTGAGAAATATTTAGATGTCGATGTTGCAGAAACCGAGAGTTTAGATTGGTGGAAGGAAAATGAGAAGGTTTTTCCACGAATTTCAAAAttggcaaatatttattttggggTTCCGGCAACCTCAGCGTCTTCTGAAATGGCGTTTTCTGCTGCTGGTTCTTGCGTAACAGAAAAGAGATCAAGACTTAACCCTTCCAccgtaaaaaaaacaattatttatacACGATAA